From Flavobacterium sp. 102, a single genomic window includes:
- a CDS encoding dihydroorotase family protein produces the protein MNLIIRKAKIVDPQSPFHDQIVDVKITQGIIEEIGASILNIDTHQEFQHEGLHLSQGWFDMSVSLGEPGFEDRETITNGLNVAAKSGFTGIALQPNSNPIIDNQSQVHFVKQKAANSATELFPIGALTKNSEGKDLAELYDMKNAGAVAFGDYGKNLANANLLKIGLQYTQDFDGLVMAYCQDDNIKGNGVANEGIVSTRLGLKGIPNLAEELMVARNLFLLEYTGGKLHIPTISTAKSVALIKEAKAKGLNVTCSVAVHHLVLTDEKLDGFDTRYKVSPPLRTEADRKALIAGVLDNTIDCITSDHNPMDIEHKKMEFDLAKNGTIGLESAFGALLTVLPLEKIIKKLTFGKSILNFESQIIKKENKANLSLFQTDSDWTFTKEHILSKSKNSAFLGQVMKGKAIGIYNQGKLVLA, from the coding sequence ATGAACCTAATCATCCGAAAAGCCAAAATTGTTGACCCACAAAGTCCATTTCACGACCAAATCGTTGATGTGAAAATTACACAAGGCATAATCGAAGAAATAGGAGCTTCAATTCTTAATATTGATACGCATCAGGAATTCCAACACGAAGGGTTGCATCTTTCGCAAGGATGGTTTGACATGAGTGTTTCCTTAGGCGAACCCGGATTTGAAGACAGAGAAACCATCACCAACGGATTGAATGTCGCTGCGAAAAGTGGCTTTACCGGAATCGCTTTGCAACCCAATTCAAATCCAATCATTGACAACCAATCACAAGTTCATTTTGTCAAACAAAAAGCTGCCAACTCAGCAACCGAATTGTTTCCGATTGGTGCTTTAACTAAAAACAGTGAAGGCAAAGATTTAGCCGAACTCTACGACATGAAAAACGCCGGAGCTGTTGCTTTCGGAGATTATGGGAAAAATTTGGCGAATGCCAATCTGCTAAAAATAGGATTGCAATACACTCAGGATTTTGATGGTTTGGTAATGGCGTATTGCCAAGATGACAACATCAAAGGTAATGGCGTTGCCAATGAAGGCATTGTTTCTACTAGATTAGGCTTAAAGGGAATTCCCAACTTAGCTGAAGAACTCATGGTTGCCAGAAACTTATTTTTACTGGAATATACCGGTGGAAAATTGCACATACCGACGATTTCTACCGCAAAATCAGTAGCATTAATTAAGGAAGCGAAAGCGAAAGGTTTGAACGTGACTTGTAGCGTTGCCGTGCATCATTTAGTATTGACTGATGAAAAACTGGACGGTTTTGATACACGTTATAAAGTTTCACCACCATTGCGAACGGAAGCCGACAGAAAAGCTTTAATAGCAGGCGTTTTAGACAATACGATTGACTGTATTACTTCAGACCACAATCCAATGGATATCGAGCATAAAAAGATGGAATTTGATTTGGCTAAAAACGGAACCATTGGTTTAGAAAGTGCTTTTGGTGCTTTATTAACGGTATTACCTTTGGAAAAAATAATAAAAAAATTAACTTTCGGTAAGTCAATTTTAAACTTTGAAAGTCAAATAATTAAAAAAGAAAATAAAGCTAATTTAAGTTTGTTTCAAACCGATTCTGATTGGACTTTTACGAAAGAACACATTCTATCAAAATCAAAAAATTCTGCTTTCCTTGGACAAGTCATGAAAGGAAAGGCGATTGGAATTTACAATCAAGGAAAATTGGTTTTAGCCTAA
- a CDS encoding DUF4870 domain-containing protein, with translation MENIEKAKNTAIVAYLTIIGTVIAIFMNQEENKSEFASFHIRQALGLFISFFLLGYFVGYANSWTATSAFYLFYFILWIYGFLGAAQGQKREIPVVGGFFQTLFKNL, from the coding sequence ATGGAAAATATTGAAAAAGCAAAGAACACTGCAATTGTAGCTTACCTAACAATCATTGGAACTGTAATTGCCATTTTTATGAATCAGGAAGAAAACAAATCAGAGTTTGCTTCTTTTCACATCCGACAAGCGTTGGGATTGTTTATCTCTTTCTTTTTGTTGGGTTATTTTGTAGGTTATGCCAATAGTTGGACAGCGACTTCTGCCTTTTATCTGTTCTATTTTATCCTTTGGATTTATGGTTTTTTAGGTGCGGCTCAAGGCCAAAAAAGAGAAATACCTGTAGTTGGTGGATTTTTTCAAACCTTATTTAAAAATTTATAA
- a CDS encoding alpha/beta hydrolase, producing the protein MSLSLHHLIREPKDKKDKNPLLLLLHGYGSNEEDLFSFAGELPEEYFVVSARAPFDMMYGSYAWYAINFDADENKFSDIGQARASRDIIANFIDELVIEYPIDADNVTLIGFSQGCILSYAVALSYPEKVQRVVAMSGYFNPEIAVDDYTENDLSKLRIFASHGTVDQVIPVEWARKSIPMLQVLGIDIVFKEYMVGHGVAPQNFFDFKHWLSK; encoded by the coding sequence ATGAGTTTATCACTTCACCATTTAATCAGAGAACCAAAAGACAAAAAAGACAAGAACCCTTTACTCCTATTGCTACACGGCTATGGCAGTAATGAAGAAGATTTGTTTTCCTTCGCTGGTGAATTACCAGAAGAATACTTTGTCGTTTCCGCACGCGCACCTTTTGATATGATGTATGGAAGCTATGCTTGGTATGCGATTAATTTTGATGCAGATGAGAATAAGTTTTCCGATATTGGTCAAGCTCGAGCTTCGAGAGATATTATCGCGAACTTTATTGATGAATTAGTTATAGAATATCCTATCGATGCTGATAACGTTACACTTATCGGCTTTAGTCAAGGTTGTATATTGAGCTATGCTGTTGCTTTGTCTTATCCAGAAAAAGTGCAACGCGTTGTAGCCATGAGCGGTTATTTCAATCCGGAAATTGCAGTAGATGATTATACCGAAAATGATTTAAGTAAATTAAGAATATTTGCCTCACACGGAACGGTTGACCAAGTCATTCCTGTAGAATGGGCGCGAAAATCAATTCCGATGCTACAAGTTTTAGGGATTGACATTGTTTTTAAAGAATATATGGTTGGACACGGCGTAGCGCCACAAAACTTCTTTGATTTTAAACATTGGTTATCTAAATAA
- a CDS encoding MBL fold metallo-hydrolase — protein MQVYFLGTGTSQGIPVIGSSHSVCKSEDFKDKRLRVSVWVTFDEVSLVIDCGPDFRQQMLTSGCEKLDAILFTHEHADHTAGLDDIRPFFFKQKKDIPIYAHQRVLENFKKRFDYIFETENKYPGAPGVQTFEVKNNADFEIGKAKITPINANHANLQVFGYRIQDFVYLTDVKTIDDSEIEKLKGVKVLVVNALREEPHHSHFSLQEALDFIYLVQPERAYLTHISHLLGFHEEVQKRLPANVFLAYDNLKITV, from the coding sequence ATGCAAGTTTATTTTCTCGGAACCGGAACATCTCAAGGAATTCCTGTTATTGGAAGTAGTCATTCTGTTTGCAAAAGCGAAGATTTTAAAGACAAGCGTTTGCGGGTTTCGGTCTGGGTTACTTTTGACGAAGTTTCATTGGTGATTGATTGCGGTCCCGATTTTAGACAGCAAATGTTAACTTCAGGTTGTGAAAAGTTGGATGCCATCTTATTTACTCATGAACATGCCGATCATACTGCAGGCTTAGATGATATTCGACCGTTTTTTTTTAAACAAAAGAAAGACATTCCAATTTATGCACATCAAAGGGTTTTAGAAAATTTTAAAAAACGTTTTGACTATATTTTTGAAACAGAAAATAAATATCCCGGAGCTCCGGGCGTTCAAACTTTTGAAGTTAAAAACAATGCAGATTTTGAAATTGGCAAAGCCAAAATAACGCCTATTAATGCAAATCATGCAAATCTTCAAGTTTTTGGTTATCGAATTCAAGATTTTGTATATTTAACGGATGTTAAAACTATTGATGATTCTGAAATCGAAAAGCTAAAAGGGGTAAAAGTGTTGGTTGTGAATGCCTTGAGAGAAGAACCACATCATTCCCATTTTAGCTTGCAGGAAGCGCTGGATTTTATATATTTGGTACAACCGGAAAGAGCCTATTTAACACATATCAGTCATCTATTAGGTTTTCATGAAGAAGTCCAGAAACGATTGCCTGCGAATGTGTTTTTGGCCTATGACAATTTGAAAATTACAGTTTAA
- a CDS encoding TonB-dependent receptor codes for MDNIVSIIKLKGDKAIEQIPAIKDKALRINLNDNIYGTFAEIGAGQETVRHFFRAGGSSGTIAKAMSAYDKDFSDAIYGIEDDGRYVTESRLKKMLSHEVELIEQRLKRDKHPNKIFFSYANTVATIDFAKQFKGHGWVGIKYQVEPDEDYNEITLHIRFKETDAKLQQETLGILGVNLIYGAYYKYNDLKKLLRYLYDHLDKDQLEIDTINFSGPRFANVDNRLMSLQLVKNGMTDAVMFGPDGKNILPASILYKKNILALRGSFRPVTQVNMDMYEKSLNMFLEESKVDKENTLVIFEITLSNLRSEGEIDERDFMDRAELLCSLGQTVMISNFQEYYKVVEYFSSYTKARMGLAMGVNNLVDIFDEKYYRHLSGGILEAFGKLFYRDLKVFLYPMEDENGEIVNSQNLKVHPRMKELYKFFAYNGKVVDITDFDKDHLKIFSREVLKMISSGTPGWENLLPQGISDIIKQHQLFGYDPNRILQKVE; via the coding sequence ATGGACAATATTGTTTCTATTATAAAACTGAAAGGCGATAAAGCCATTGAACAGATTCCTGCAATCAAAGATAAAGCTTTGCGAATTAACCTAAATGATAATATTTACGGAACATTTGCAGAGATTGGTGCGGGTCAGGAAACGGTGCGACATTTTTTTAGAGCCGGTGGTTCATCTGGTACTATTGCAAAGGCAATGTCTGCTTATGATAAAGATTTTAGTGATGCTATTTACGGAATTGAAGATGATGGTCGTTACGTAACGGAAAGCCGTTTAAAAAAAATGCTTTCTCACGAAGTGGAACTGATAGAACAACGCTTAAAAAGAGACAAGCATCCGAATAAAATTTTCTTTAGTTATGCCAACACTGTAGCGACTATTGACTTTGCCAAACAGTTTAAAGGTCATGGTTGGGTTGGAATAAAATACCAAGTTGAACCTGATGAAGATTACAACGAAATAACACTTCACATTCGTTTTAAAGAAACTGATGCCAAATTACAGCAAGAAACTTTGGGGATTTTGGGTGTAAACTTAATTTATGGCGCTTATTACAAATACAACGACCTAAAAAAATTATTGCGTTATTTATATGACCATTTAGACAAAGACCAATTGGAAATTGACACTATTAATTTCTCTGGTCCACGTTTCGCCAATGTTGACAATCGCTTGATGAGTTTGCAATTGGTTAAAAATGGCATGACCGATGCGGTAATGTTTGGTCCGGACGGAAAAAACATCTTGCCGGCATCAATTCTTTACAAGAAAAATATTTTGGCTTTGAGAGGCAGTTTCCGACCTGTTACCCAAGTAAACATGGACATGTATGAGAAATCATTGAATATGTTCCTTGAAGAAAGTAAAGTTGATAAAGAGAATACGTTGGTTATTTTTGAGATTACACTCTCTAACTTACGTTCAGAAGGTGAAATTGACGAAAGAGATTTTATGGACAGGGCCGAGTTGCTTTGTTCGTTAGGCCAAACGGTAATGATATCCAACTTCCAAGAATACTATAAAGTAGTGGAATATTTCTCTAGTTATACCAAAGCCCGTATGGGATTAGCGATGGGCGTAAACAACTTAGTAGATATTTTTGACGAAAAATATTATCGCCATTTAAGTGGTGGAATTTTGGAAGCTTTCGGTAAATTATTCTATCGCGATTTAAAAGTATTCTTGTATCCAATGGAAGACGAAAACGGAGAAATCGTAAACTCTCAAAACTTGAAAGTACATCCTCGTATGAAAGAGTTGTATAAATTCTTTGCTTACAACGGAAAAGTAGTTGACATCACCGATTTCGACAAAGACCATTTAAAAATCTTCTCTCGTGAAGTATTGAAAATGATCAGTAGCGGAACTCCGGGTTGGGAAAATCTTTTACCACAAGGAATTTCAGATATTATCAAACAGCACCAACTATTCGGTTATGACCCGAATCGAATATTGCAAAAAGTAGAATAA
- a CDS encoding PA2169 family four-helix-bundle protein has product METEKTIDALNKLITINNDRIEGYETATKETEEQDLKALFSQFTSTSQQCKRELISEVIRLGGEVAEGTMISGKFFRVWMDVKAALTGKDRKTILNSCEFGEDAAKGTYEKVLKDDLEHLTSEQQIMIRSQHSILKADHDKVKLMRDSLANA; this is encoded by the coding sequence ATGGAAACTGAAAAAACAATTGATGCATTAAACAAACTTATCACTATTAACAACGATAGAATAGAAGGTTATGAAACAGCAACAAAAGAGACAGAAGAACAAGATTTAAAAGCATTGTTTTCACAATTTACTTCCACTAGCCAACAATGCAAACGGGAGTTGATAAGCGAAGTAATCCGACTTGGAGGCGAGGTCGCTGAAGGCACTATGATTTCAGGAAAATTCTTTCGGGTTTGGATGGATGTAAAAGCAGCACTCACCGGCAAAGACCGCAAAACAATTCTAAACTCATGTGAATTTGGTGAAGACGCAGCAAAAGGCACTTATGAAAAAGTATTAAAAGATGATTTGGAACATTTGACATCAGAACAACAAATCATGATCAGATCACAACACTCAATACTAAAAGCAGACCATGACAAAGTTAAATTGATGAGAGACTCGTTGGCAAACGCATAA
- the bcp gene encoding thioredoxin-dependent thiol peroxidase, whose protein sequence is MTTLQKGDKAPHFSGSDQDGNVHTLADYKGKKLVVFFYPKADTPGCTAEACDLRDNFERFKANNYALLGVSADSAKAQSKFKTKYEFPFPLLADEDKSVIEAFGVWGPKKFMGREYDGIHRTTFVINEEGIIDEVISAVKTKEHAAQILK, encoded by the coding sequence ATGACAACACTACAAAAAGGCGACAAAGCACCCCATTTCTCCGGAAGTGACCAAGATGGAAACGTTCATACTTTAGCCGATTACAAAGGCAAAAAATTAGTAGTTTTCTTTTATCCAAAAGCCGATACACCGGGTTGTACCGCGGAAGCTTGTGATTTGAGAGATAATTTTGAACGCTTTAAAGCCAATAATTATGCTTTGCTTGGCGTTAGTGCCGATAGTGCTAAAGCACAAAGCAAGTTCAAAACCAAATATGAATTTCCTTTTCCTTTATTGGCTGACGAAGATAAATCGGTGATTGAAGCCTTCGGTGTTTGGGGACCTAAAAAGTTTATGGGAAGAGAATACGACGGCATTCACAGAACGACTTTTGTTATCAATGAAGAAGGTATCATTGACGAAGTGATTTCAGCAGTTAAAACCAAAGAGCATGCAGCGCAAATTTTAAAATAA
- the nth gene encoding endonuclease III, translating into MTKKERATFVINTLKEYYPEIPVPLDHKDAYTLLIAVLLSAQCTDVRVNQITPILFAKADNPYDMVKLSVEEIKDIIRPCGLSPMKSKGIYGLSKILIEEHHGEVPQSFEALERLPAVGHKTASVVMSQAFGVPAFPVDTHIHRLMYRWNLTSGKNVQQTEKDAKAIFPRELWNELHLQIIWYGRQYSPARGWDLEKDIITKTIGRKDVLEEYYKKTSR; encoded by the coding sequence ATGACCAAAAAAGAGCGTGCAACATTCGTTATAAATACGTTAAAAGAATACTATCCCGAAATCCCTGTTCCGCTTGATCATAAAGATGCTTACACTTTGTTGATTGCAGTTTTGCTTTCGGCACAATGCACCGATGTTCGAGTAAACCAAATTACTCCTATTCTATTTGCTAAAGCTGATAATCCTTATGACATGGTCAAACTTTCTGTCGAAGAAATCAAGGATATTATTCGTCCCTGTGGATTATCTCCCATGAAATCAAAAGGAATTTACGGATTGTCTAAAATCTTAATTGAAGAACACCATGGCGAAGTACCACAAAGTTTTGAAGCTTTGGAAAGATTACCGGCAGTAGGCCATAAAACCGCCAGTGTAGTGATGTCACAAGCTTTTGGTGTTCCGGCTTTTCCGGTTGATACTCATATTCATCGTTTGATGTATCGTTGGAATTTGACTAGCGGTAAAAACGTTCAGCAAACAGAAAAAGATGCAAAAGCCATTTTTCCACGAGAATTGTGGAACGAATTACACTTGCAAATCATTTGGTATGGTCGCCAATATTCGCCTGCGCGTGGTTGGGATTTAGAAAAAGATATCATTACCAAAACCATTGGTAGAAAAGACGTTTTGGAAGAATACTATAAAAAAACATCCCGATAG
- a CDS encoding RNA polymerase sigma factor, giving the protein MAKSQLPDAILVDKYVAGDENSLAILIERHQSKIYGYIYSKVSDRDVTEDIFQETFFKVIHTLKSRKYYNEEGKFLSWVLRIASNLIIDKFRNDKKMPLNRDTDELLIFSRITDDSLNIERRLIKNQVEIDIKSIIEKLPHDQKEVIMMRYFLDMSFKEIADFTGVSVNTTLGRMRYAITNLRKVIEKNKIYLPS; this is encoded by the coding sequence ATGGCTAAATCTCAACTTCCGGATGCTATATTAGTTGATAAATACGTTGCAGGCGATGAAAACTCGTTGGCAATTCTTATCGAAAGGCACCAATCAAAAATTTATGGGTATATCTATTCCAAAGTTTCGGATAGAGATGTGACTGAAGATATTTTTCAGGAAACATTCTTCAAAGTAATCCATACACTCAAATCAAGAAAATACTATAACGAAGAAGGTAAGTTTTTATCTTGGGTTTTGCGTATAGCCAGTAATCTGATTATCGACAAATTCCGTAACGATAAAAAAATGCCATTGAATCGCGATACCGATGAGTTATTAATTTTCTCCAGAATCACTGATGACTCCCTAAACATTGAGCGCCGATTGATTAAAAATCAAGTAGAAATTGATATCAAATCCATCATTGAAAAGTTACCTCATGACCAAAAAGAAGTGATTATGATGCGCTATTTTTTAGATATGAGTTTTAAAGAAATAGCTGATTTTACTGGTGTTAGCGTAAATACCACTTTGGGAAGAATGCGTTATGCTATCACAAATCTGAGAAAGGTGATTGAAAAAAATAAAATTTATTTGCCTTCTTAG
- a CDS encoding family 16 glycosylhydrolase: MKKLLLLNLLSFSFCLAQNESRKLVWEENFNGKQLDETVWNFELGNGCPNNCGWGNNEKQLYTNRNHSLQEGNLVIKIEKEATHYTSTRITTAGKKEFQYGRMEARAKIPIGKGIWPAFWMLGSNIGKVGWPQCGEIDILEYVGREPDMVYTSLHTQDSHGNTINSKKTAFPNIEEGFHVYAIEWTKDKIEFFVDNQLVYTFAPEVKDGNTWPFDQPFFFIVNVAVGGNFGGHDVDNSIFPQEYLIDYIRVYQ, encoded by the coding sequence ATGAAAAAGTTATTGTTGTTAAATTTATTGTCTTTTAGTTTTTGCTTGGCGCAAAATGAGTCCCGAAAACTAGTTTGGGAAGAAAATTTCAACGGAAAGCAATTAGATGAAACCGTTTGGAATTTTGAATTAGGTAATGGTTGTCCAAACAATTGCGGTTGGGGAAACAATGAAAAGCAACTTTACACGAATAGAAATCATTCGCTTCAGGAGGGCAATTTGGTTATTAAGATTGAGAAAGAAGCCACGCATTATACTTCAACGAGAATTACCACAGCAGGCAAGAAAGAATTCCAGTATGGTAGAATGGAAGCCAGAGCCAAAATCCCAATCGGTAAAGGCATTTGGCCTGCTTTCTGGATGTTAGGTTCCAATATTGGTAAAGTGGGTTGGCCGCAATGTGGCGAAATTGATATTTTGGAATATGTAGGTAGAGAACCGGATATGGTTTACACATCATTACACACCCAAGACAGTCACGGCAATACCATTAATTCCAAAAAAACGGCTTTTCCCAACATAGAAGAAGGTTTTCATGTATATGCTATCGAATGGACAAAAGACAAGATTGAGTTTTTTGTTGATAACCAATTGGTTTACACCTTTGCACCCGAAGTAAAAGATGGAAACACTTGGCCGTTTGACCAGCCGTTTTTTTTCATAGTGAATGTTGCTGTTGGAGGTAATTTTGGAGGTCATGACGTTGATAATAGTATCTTTCCGCAAGAATATTTAATAGATTATATAAGAGTTTACCAATAA
- the bglX gene encoding beta-glucosidase BglX: MKNIIATFFLATSLLGYSQQKTIDQKVEELLKKMTLEEKIGQLNQYTGDNTVTGPLTINPNKQQEIKEGKIGSMLNVIGHKYTRQYQELAMQSRLKIPLIFGLDVIHGHKTTFPLPLAEAASWDLKAMELSARIAATEAAASGIHWTFAPMVDVSRDPRWGRVMEGAGEDTYLGSRIAYARVKGFQGNQLGDLNSVMACAKHFAAYGAAAGGRDYNSVDMSDRMLWETYLPPFKATVDAGVATFMNSFNDINGIPATANKYIQRDILKGKWNFQGFVVSDWGSIGEMIAHGYCQDGKEAAEKAVLAGSDMDMESNAYRNHLAQLVSENKVPMSVVDDAVKRILRKKFELGLFDDPFKYCNKERQEAALNNPEHTKAAREMATKSIVLLKNEKSILPLSKDTKTIAFIGPMVKPKRINHGFWAVDLKDVDSTYIVSQWEGLQNKVGKKAKLLYAKGCGVEDTSKAGFQEAIDVANQADVVILSIGERWNMSGEAKSRSNIHLPGVQEDLIKELQKTGKPIVILMNAGRPLIFNWTADNMPTIVYTWWLGSEAGNAIADVLFGDYNPSAKLPMTFPREEGQIPIYYNHFNTGRPSINEDKVYKSAYIDLPNSPKFPFGYGLSYTTFKYADLKLSKQKINSNETIEVTMTISNSGKFAGEEVVQLYLQDKFGSVVRPIIELKDFQKIKLDAGETKTLKFIIDNEKLSFYNQALEFKSEPGEFNLMIGSSSTDIRLNSTFELIP; encoded by the coding sequence ATGAAAAATATCATTGCTACTTTCTTTTTAGCGACTTCACTGCTAGGATATTCCCAACAAAAAACCATAGACCAAAAGGTTGAAGAGTTGTTGAAAAAAATGACTTTGGAAGAAAAAATTGGTCAGTTGAATCAATACACGGGAGACAATACTGTGACCGGACCGTTGACTATTAATCCAAACAAGCAGCAAGAAATCAAAGAAGGCAAGATTGGTTCAATGCTGAATGTTATTGGTCATAAATACACGCGTCAATACCAAGAATTAGCCATGCAATCGCGTTTGAAAATTCCATTGATTTTTGGTTTGGATGTCATTCACGGACACAAAACAACATTTCCTTTGCCTCTTGCAGAAGCTGCTAGTTGGGATTTAAAAGCCATGGAACTTTCTGCCAGAATAGCCGCTACAGAAGCTGCTGCTTCGGGAATTCACTGGACATTTGCGCCAATGGTTGATGTTTCTCGTGACCCAAGATGGGGAAGAGTGATGGAAGGCGCAGGTGAAGATACTTACTTAGGTTCTCGAATTGCTTATGCTCGTGTAAAAGGTTTTCAAGGCAATCAATTAGGTGATTTAAATTCGGTTATGGCTTGTGCCAAACATTTTGCAGCTTATGGCGCAGCGGCTGGTGGAAGAGATTACAATTCAGTAGACATGAGCGACAGAATGTTGTGGGAAACTTATTTGCCACCATTTAAAGCGACAGTTGATGCCGGTGTGGCTACTTTTATGAATTCATTTAACGATATCAATGGCATTCCGGCCACTGCAAATAAATATATTCAGCGCGACATTTTAAAAGGCAAATGGAATTTCCAAGGATTTGTGGTGTCCGATTGGGGTTCTATCGGAGAAATGATTGCACACGGCTATTGTCAAGATGGCAAAGAAGCTGCTGAAAAAGCTGTTTTGGCCGGAAGTGACATGGATATGGAAAGTAATGCTTACCGCAATCATTTGGCACAATTAGTCAGTGAAAATAAAGTTCCCATGAGTGTTGTGGATGATGCCGTAAAACGTATTCTTCGCAAGAAATTCGAATTGGGTTTATTCGACGATCCTTTTAAATACTGTAATAAAGAACGACAAGAAGCTGCTTTAAACAATCCGGAACATACAAAAGCCGCGAGAGAAATGGCAACCAAAAGTATCGTTTTACTTAAAAACGAAAAAAGCATTTTACCCCTTTCCAAAGACACTAAAACCATAGCTTTCATTGGTCCGATGGTGAAACCAAAGCGTATCAATCACGGCTTTTGGGCTGTGGATTTAAAAGATGTAGATTCGACTTATATCGTTTCGCAATGGGAAGGTTTGCAAAATAAAGTGGGCAAAAAAGCCAAATTGCTTTACGCCAAAGGTTGTGGCGTTGAAGATACCAGCAAAGCCGGTTTTCAAGAAGCCATAGATGTGGCTAATCAAGCCGATGTCGTAATTTTAAGTATTGGTGAACGTTGGAATATGAGTGGTGAAGCCAAAAGCCGAAGCAATATTCATTTACCCGGAGTTCAAGAAGATTTAATCAAAGAATTGCAGAAGACAGGAAAACCAATCGTTATCCTAATGAATGCCGGCAGGCCTTTAATTTTTAATTGGACAGCCGATAATATGCCAACCATTGTCTATACTTGGTGGTTAGGTTCTGAAGCCGGAAATGCTATCGCAGATGTTTTATTTGGCGATTATAATCCTTCGGCTAAATTACCGATGACCTTTCCGAGAGAAGAAGGACAAATTCCGATTTACTATAATCATTTCAACACAGGACGACCATCAATTAATGAAGATAAAGTATACAAATCAGCTTATATAGATTTACCAAATTCGCCTAAATTCCCTTTTGGTTACGGACTAAGTTATACGACTTTTAAGTACGCTGACTTAAAGTTGTCAAAGCAAAAAATCAACAGCAATGAAACAATCGAAGTGACAATGACTATTAGCAATTCCGGAAAGTTTGCCGGAGAAGAAGTGGTTCAATTGTACCTTCAGGATAAATTTGGATCCGTTGTTCGTCCAATTATTGAATTAAAAGATTTCCAAAAGATTAAATTGGATGCCGGAGAAACCAAAACCTTAAAGTTTATCATCGACAATGAAAAATTATCATTTTACAATCAAGCCTTGGAATTCAAATCAGAACCGGGTGAATTTAATCTAATGATAGGTTCTTCTTCCACTGATATTCGTTTAAATAGTACCTTTGAATTAATTCCGTAA